A genomic window from Luteolibacter sp. LG18 includes:
- a CDS encoding Dabb family protein, protein MILHVVFSQLKPEVDDAKVEDMVRTTRSLLLKIPEVLSVKSGRNVDEASEWQFFYDVETESREKLKITLEDPFYLKFMEAVIKPNTVNQFAMDFELDPSKDLRYS, encoded by the coding sequence ATGATCCTCCACGTCGTTTTTTCCCAACTGAAGCCCGAAGTCGATGACGCCAAGGTGGAGGACATGGTGCGTACCACGCGCAGCCTGCTCCTGAAAATCCCCGAGGTGCTGAGCGTGAAGTCCGGCCGCAATGTGGACGAGGCCTCCGAGTGGCAGTTCTTCTACGACGTCGAGACCGAGTCGCGGGAGAAGCTGAAGATCACGCTGGAGGATCCGTTCTACCTCAAGTTCATGGAAGCGGTGATCAAGCCGAACACCGTGAACCAGTTCGCGATGGACTTCGAGCTCGATCCTTCGAAGGACCTGCGGTACTCGTGA
- a CDS encoding NADH-quinone oxidoreductase subunit A, with the protein MLQDYLPIFFQILIALGFAAVTLTLSVVLGRSAKRNATKDSAYECGMLPVGDGAPRFSVKFYLVAMLFVIFDIEVVFMYPWAVQFRDLVANSPTALVSMAGFAGVLAFAYVYALKKGALNWKS; encoded by the coding sequence ATGCTGCAGGACTACCTTCCGATCTTCTTCCAGATCCTCATCGCGCTCGGCTTCGCGGCGGTCACGCTGACCCTCAGCGTGGTGCTCGGTCGCTCCGCGAAACGCAATGCGACGAAGGACAGCGCCTACGAGTGCGGCATGTTGCCGGTGGGTGACGGTGCGCCACGGTTCTCGGTGAAGTTCTACCTCGTGGCGATGCTGTTCGTGATCTTCGATATCGAGGTGGTTTTCATGTATCCTTGGGCGGTCCAATTCCGGGACCTGGTCGCGAACAGCCCGACGGCGCTGGTGAGCATGGCGGGATTCGCCGGTGTGCTGGCCTTCGCCTACGTCTACGCGCTGAAGAAGGGTGCTCTGAACTGGAAGTCCTGA